A part of Deltaproteobacteria bacterium genomic DNA contains:
- a CDS encoding F0F1 ATP synthase subunit alpha (produces ATP from ADP in the presence of a proton gradient across the membrane; the alpha chain is a catalytic subunit), with translation MSIRAEEITEILKSQIKGYEKRIDVAETGVVLSVGDGIARVHGLEKAMAGELLDFPGDVRGMVLNLEEDNVGVVLLG, from the coding sequence ATGAGCATCCGCGCGGAAGAGATTACCGAGATCCTGAAAAGCCAGATCAAGGGGTACGAGAAGCGGATCGACGTCGCCGAAACCGGTGTCGTCCTCTCCGTCGGCGACGGGATCGCCCGCGTCCACGGCCTCGAGAAGGCGATGGCGGGCGAGCTCCTCGATTTCCCCGGCGACGTCCGCGGGATGGTGCTCAACCTCGAGGAGGACAACGTCGGCGTGGTCCTCCTCGG